One window of the Corynebacterium glutamicum ATCC 13032 genome contains the following:
- a CDS encoding sugar phosphate isomerase/epimerase family protein encodes MDAAGISLSAVGSDFGKINITDPFEDHLERARHGVEVAKLFGAKYIRMFSFFIAEGDNPESFRKEVLSRTHAMVELAEAGGITLLHENEKGIYGDSPQRVKDLITSIDSPNYRAIYDAANYVQTGFKPFDEAWPIVKDYVDYVHIKDATIPDAEHPIGIIKPAGQGDGQYPELLAALNADGYNGFVSIEPHLGDFDEFGGLCGPDLWTSACDALAGILNNINAEYN; translated from the coding sequence TTGGATGCCGCAGGAATTTCACTTTCAGCCGTTGGATCCGACTTCGGCAAGATCAACATCACCGATCCTTTTGAAGATCACTTGGAGCGCGCACGCCACGGTGTTGAGGTCGCTAAGCTCTTCGGCGCGAAATACATCCGCATGTTCTCCTTCTTTATTGCAGAAGGCGACAACCCTGAAAGCTTCCGCAAAGAAGTACTCTCCCGCACCCACGCAATGGTCGAACTCGCAGAAGCCGGCGGCATCACCCTCCTCCACGAAAATGAAAAGGGAATCTATGGCGACTCCCCGCAGCGCGTGAAGGATTTAATCACCAGCATCGACTCCCCTAACTACCGCGCAATCTACGACGCAGCTAACTACGTGCAAACCGGATTCAAGCCTTTTGATGAGGCATGGCCGATCGTTAAGGACTACGTCGACTACGTCCACATCAAGGACGCGACCATTCCAGATGCAGAGCACCCCATCGGAATCATCAAGCCAGCAGGACAAGGCGACGGCCAATACCCAGAGCTCCTTGCCGCGCTAAACGCCGACGGTTACAACGGATTCGTCTCCATCGAGCCTCACCTGGGTGACTTCGATGAATTCGGCGGACTCTGCGGACCTGACCTGTGGACCAGCGCATGCGACGCTCTCGCAGGAATCCTGAACAACATCAACGCCGAGTACAACTAA